A window of Companilactobacillus allii genomic DNA:
CTGATGAGTCGTCCAAGTCCCAATCCTTGTTTACCAAAGATAAGACCATTAGTAGGATCAACGAAAACATTTTGAATCATGATAGCAAATCCGGCAATCATTGATGTAGCAGCAACAATGATGAACGAATCACGTAGTGTCAAGAGCAATTTGTTCGCAGCGATTTTACCGGCAGTCTTGGTAAATTCAGCTTGGAACTTTTGGTAACCTTTCCCTTTAGCCATATTAATCTATTCCCTTCTCTTTCAATACGTCTACTAATACTTGACCATCCATACTACCGAACTGTTGCATAGTTAATAGGATAACTTTTGTATTTGGATGGCCTTCTTTAGTCTGATCAAATGCCCAACCAATTTGTGGTGCTAGTAAGATAACATCTACATCGTCCCCAACTTCATCGACCATACCAAAGTCATAGGCATCGACTTTTACATCCTTCTTCTCAGCATCGTAAACCTTTTGCATTTTTGCCCCGATTAGACTAGTGGAAAATCCACCGCTACAGAAAATAGCAATTTTCAATTGTTTCATAATTGAAACCCCCTTCGTTTTTGTTAACGGTTTCATTATAAGTTCAGTCTCCACTTTAAGTCAATACAAATTATTAATTTGTTATAACAAATTATTTTTGACATAAAAAAAGACATCAAATTATCAAAATGCAAATAATTAAATGTCTTAAATTGATTCATGTATTGAAAATTGTGATGATCGAATGTATGTATATGCATACTCAAAAATCTGTCCATTATCCAAAAAAGACCTTTGCTCCACTGTTATCAGCGGTTCAGGCTCAACTAGACCT
This region includes:
- a CDS encoding PTS sugar transporter subunit IIB, giving the protein MKQLKIAIFCSGGFSTSLIGAKMQKVYDAEKKDVKVDAYDFGMVDEVGDDVDVILLAPQIGWAFDQTKEGHPNTKVILLTMQQFGSMDGQVLVDVLKEKGID